A region from the Kineothrix sp. IPX-CK genome encodes:
- the tsf gene encoding translation elongation factor Ts, translated as MSITAGMVKELRELTGAGMMDCKKALTENNGDMEASIEYLRKNGQAKAEKKAGRIAAEGLCRVATDGDKCAAVVEVNSETDFVAKNEDFQKFVENVAEQAVASNAADIDAFMTEAWKEDSSKTVKEALVEKVSVIGENLNIRRFEKVVAENGCVVTYVHGGGRIGVIVEATTDVVNDAVKEALTNLAMQVAALSPKYVSTEEVSEEYKAHEKEIIAAQIAQDPKMAGKPEKVIEGAVLGRLNKELKEVCLLEQTYVKADDGKQTVAQYVAQVAKENGANLSLKKFVRFETGEGLEKKEENFAEEVAKQMGN; from the coding sequence ATGAGCATCACGGCAGGAATGGTAAAAGAATTAAGAGAATTGACCGGTGCAGGTATGATGGACTGTAAAAAGGCGCTTACCGAGAACAACGGCGATATGGAAGCTTCCATAGAATATTTAAGAAAGAATGGTCAGGCTAAGGCTGAGAAGAAAGCTGGAAGAATTGCGGCTGAAGGACTTTGTCGCGTAGCTACGGACGGCGACAAATGTGCGGCGGTTGTTGAAGTTAATTCCGAGACGGATTTTGTTGCAAAGAACGAAGACTTCCAGAAGTTCGTTGAGAATGTTGCAGAGCAGGCAGTAGCATCCAATGCGGCAGATATTGACGCCTTTATGACTGAGGCGTGGAAAGAGGATTCTTCTAAGACGGTAAAAGAAGCGTTGGTAGAAAAGGTTTCTGTTATCGGCGAGAATTTGAATATCAGAAGATTTGAAAAAGTGGTAGCTGAGAACGGCTGTGTAGTAACTTACGTACATGGCGGCGGAAGAATCGGCGTTATCGTAGAAGCAACTACGGATGTTGTGAACGATGCGGTAAAGGAAGCTCTTACGAACCTCGCTATGCAGGTTGCTGCACTTTCCCCGAAATATGTATCTACTGAAGAGGTTTCAGAAGAATACAAAGCACACGAGAAAGAAATCATTGCAGCTCAGATCGCTCAGGATCCGAAAATGGCCGGTAAACCGGAGAAGGTTATCGAAGGCGCAGTATTAGGACGTCTGAACAAAGAACTGAAAGAGGTATGCCTCTTAGAGCAGACCTATGTAAAAGCTGATGACGGAAAACAAACCGTTGCTCAGTATGTTGCGCAGGTTGCTAAGGAGAACGGTGCCAATCTTTCACTGAAGAAGTTCGTTCGTTTTGAGACGGGCGAGGGTCTTGAGAAGAAGGAAGAGAATTTTGCAGAGGAAGTTGCAAAGCAGATGGGAAATTGA
- the lgt gene encoding prolipoprotein diacylglyceryl transferase, which yields MNRFAVEDLFGIEGFNIAWYGVIIGFAMLLGVFIADYRAKKNGYKSDLIFDFILIALPIAIICARLYFVFFELEKYLNNPLKIFAIREGGLAIYGGVIGGFLCAVVFCRINKFPIFKLIDLAIPSLILGQAIGRWGNFMNQEAYGAIIMNPKLRFFPYGVYIDAVSEWHQATFFYESMCNLLLLIIVLIISGKTKKDGVLLSTYLIGYGSARFFIEGLRTDSLYLFGEIRVSQILSFLLIISGGVLLVLIKKSYITNKGYNGKYLIPKS from the coding sequence TTGAATAGATTTGCAGTGGAAGATTTGTTTGGAATTGAGGGCTTTAATATAGCCTGGTATGGAGTGATTATTGGATTTGCTATGTTGTTGGGGGTATTTATTGCTGATTACAGGGCGAAGAAAAATGGATACAAATCGGATTTGATTTTTGATTTTATTCTAATTGCGCTTCCAATTGCTATTATTTGTGCTCGTTTATACTTTGTGTTTTTTGAATTGGAGAAGTATTTGAATAACCCATTAAAGATATTTGCAATCAGAGAAGGCGGACTGGCTATTTATGGTGGCGTGATCGGAGGCTTTTTATGCGCAGTAGTTTTTTGCAGGATTAATAAATTTCCGATTTTTAAATTGATCGATTTAGCGATACCTAGTTTAATATTAGGACAGGCAATTGGACGATGGGGCAATTTCATGAATCAGGAAGCATATGGTGCAATTATCATGAATCCAAAGCTTCGGTTTTTCCCCTATGGAGTATATATTGATGCGGTGTCGGAATGGCATCAGGCCACTTTTTTTTATGAGAGTATGTGTAATTTATTGTTGCTTATAATTGTGCTTATTATTTCCGGAAAAACTAAAAAGGACGGGGTATTGCTATCAACTTATCTTATCGGTTATGGATCGGCCAGGTTTTTTATTGAGGGATTAAGAACAGACAGCCTTTACTTATTTGGAGAAATACGGGTGTCTCAGATTCTTTCATTTCTTTTGATAATCAGCGGAGGTGTTTTACTGGTTTTAATTAAGAAAAGTTATATAACAAATAAGGGATATAATGGGAAGTATTTGATTCCGAAATCCTAG
- a CDS encoding GHKL domain-containing protein, with protein MEHVTFIIKFILLFIGTSTINFLTIVRLLKVKRKWWAKAVLFVITCLISGMIIYISDWGNLPLTFLIFMAGIMVSSEGSLTEKMTIGLMISSTIFSGNAIIDNFLTMHIDGKSEFRLLMAILLYLEIRVFAPVRKSDLSPSMWKLLLLLTATPIGIVLSVILLSEYQTNFMENKNLYFTLLLIALFSFAGLLWTFTMLSKQRSLEQQIMYEEINRKYYDAMKQQHFEIRRLKHDMANHLHTLSALPSDRKDVYIQELLENDAVTKALIYCGDPTVNAVLTVKEEKMKKDNIHFNAKVEIPGELPLNKADVCALFANALDNAIEACNNISDESRYIILESHWQKGMFVLSMKNPTTNIVVDGNIPITTKLDVKNHGIGLASIQEIVKQQNGNIQIKTEGNLFDLFLYFPV; from the coding sequence ATGGAACATGTCACATTTATCATTAAGTTTATATTATTATTTATAGGAACATCTACCATTAACTTTCTGACAATCGTACGGCTTTTGAAGGTAAAAAGAAAGTGGTGGGCAAAAGCAGTTTTGTTTGTGATTACTTGTTTGATTTCCGGCATGATTATCTATATATCGGATTGGGGCAATCTGCCACTTACTTTTCTGATTTTTATGGCAGGAATAATGGTTTCCTCTGAAGGTTCTTTGACAGAAAAAATGACTATCGGTCTTATGATATCAAGCACCATATTTTCCGGCAATGCCATTATTGATAATTTTTTGACAATGCATATCGACGGCAAATCAGAATTTCGTTTGCTGATGGCAATCTTATTATATCTGGAAATCAGAGTTTTCGCGCCAGTCAGAAAAAGTGATTTATCTCCTTCCATGTGGAAGTTACTGCTGCTTTTGACAGCCACCCCTATCGGTATTGTCTTAAGCGTTATCCTTTTATCTGAGTATCAGACTAATTTTATGGAAAACAAAAATTTATATTTTACTCTTTTGCTTATAGCGCTATTTTCTTTTGCGGGACTTTTATGGACCTTTACGATGCTATCAAAGCAGAGAAGTCTGGAACAGCAAATCATGTATGAAGAGATCAATCGAAAGTATTATGATGCAATGAAACAGCAGCACTTCGAGATACGAAGACTAAAGCATGATATGGCGAACCATCTTCATACCCTGTCCGCATTGCCATCAGATAGAAAAGATGTATACATTCAGGAGTTACTTGAAAATGATGCGGTTACCAAGGCATTAATCTATTGCGGCGACCCTACAGTTAATGCCGTATTAACTGTAAAGGAAGAGAAAATGAAAAAGGATAACATACATTTTAACGCAAAAGTGGAGATACCTGGAGAACTGCCGCTCAATAAGGCAGACGTTTGTGCACTGTTTGCCAATGCGCTGGATAATGCAATAGAAGCATGCAATAATATTTCGGATGAAAGCAGATATATTATTCTGGAAAGTCACTGGCAAAAGGGCATGTTCGTTCTTTCTATGAAGAATCCCACGACAAATATCGTAGTAGACGGAAATATCCCCATAACCACGAAGCTTGATGTCAAAAATCATGGCATCGGCCTGGCAAGTATTCAGGAGATTGTAAAACAGCAGAATGGAAATATCCAAATCAAGACGGAAGGCAATTTATTTGATTTATTCTTGTATTTTCCGGTATAG
- a CDS encoding LytTR family DNA-binding domain-containing protein translates to MLRIAICDDETDSRDSLRIQLEKIINSESEDIVYEFLSGERTVSFLKKHPGEIDLLFLDVEMSGINGMKTAGNIREFDKSLMIVFVTGYADYVFDGYQIGALDYLMKPVTIEKLLPVYKRVRELLLQNEGANFVLKNTEGLYRFPYEDILYFYSDRRLVNLVTAKGSYPFYGKLDVIEEKVGVSFVRIHQRYLVNEIKVRHIGNSSIIISGVGGETAELPVSRALKEAATEKLARAMLRG, encoded by the coding sequence ATGCTTAGAATAGCTATATGCGATGATGAGACAGATTCGAGAGACTCGCTCAGAATACAGTTGGAGAAGATAATAAACAGTGAGTCGGAGGATATTGTCTATGAGTTCCTTTCCGGAGAAAGGACAGTAAGTTTTCTGAAAAAGCACCCCGGAGAAATCGATCTCTTATTTCTCGATGTGGAAATGAGTGGAATCAATGGCATGAAAACAGCTGGGAATATACGGGAATTCGATAAAAGTCTTATGATTGTATTCGTGACTGGGTACGCAGATTACGTGTTTGACGGTTATCAGATAGGCGCACTGGACTATCTGATGAAGCCTGTTACCATAGAAAAGCTTTTGCCGGTTTATAAAAGAGTGCGTGAACTTTTACTTCAAAATGAAGGGGCAAACTTTGTGCTTAAAAATACAGAAGGACTGTACCGGTTCCCCTATGAAGATATTCTCTATTTTTACAGCGATAGAAGGCTTGTGAATCTGGTGACGGCGAAGGGTAGTTATCCTTTTTATGGGAAGCTGGATGTCATTGAAGAAAAAGTCGGGGTAAGCTTTGTGAGAATTCATCAGAGATACTTGGTAAATGAGATAAAAGTAAGGCATATCGGAAACAGCTCCATTATAATATCGGGGGTCGGAGGTGAAACCGCAGAACTTCCGGTCAGCCGGGCGCTGAAAGAAGCAGCTACTGAAAAATTAGCCAGGGCCATGCTAAGGGGATAA
- a CDS encoding ABC transporter ATP-binding protein encodes MLYVKDLYKTYMIGKTEYSVLKGPGFHVANGEFVAVMGPSGSGKSTLLNCISCYIPFEKGSITLGGKQIANLKEEELSKIRNEKLGFVFQDFMLLDGLTVRENILVPRIIKGSVDKESEERADQLISLFRIEHIAGKYPAEISGGERQRTAVARSLINNPLMILADEPTGNLDSKSGRTVIESFENARKQMGATILMVTHDSFSASFCDRVILLRDGVIYRQLEKMGEREAFHSLLLDTMKEMGGEQ; translated from the coding sequence ATGTTATATGTAAAAGACTTATATAAAACTTATATGATAGGAAAAACAGAATACTCTGTGCTGAAAGGACCTGGTTTTCATGTTGCGAATGGAGAATTTGTTGCAGTCATGGGTCCGTCCGGATCGGGGAAAAGCACGCTGCTCAATTGCATTTCGTGCTATATTCCTTTTGAGAAAGGCAGTATTACCTTGGGCGGAAAACAAATAGCAAACTTGAAGGAAGAGGAGCTTTCAAAGATTCGGAATGAGAAGCTGGGGTTTGTTTTTCAGGATTTCATGCTTTTAGACGGGTTAACCGTCCGTGAGAATATTCTCGTGCCCCGTATCATTAAAGGAAGCGTGGATAAAGAAAGTGAAGAACGGGCCGATCAATTAATTTCGCTTTTCAGAATAGAGCATATTGCCGGTAAATATCCAGCCGAAATATCGGGAGGCGAGCGTCAGCGAACTGCAGTGGCAAGAAGCCTGATTAACAACCCATTGATGATTCTTGCAGATGAACCTACCGGAAATCTTGACAGCAAATCCGGCAGAACGGTCATTGAATCCTTTGAAAATGCGAGGAAACAAATGGGTGCTACTATCCTTATGGTAACCCATGACAGTTTTTCTGCCTCATTTTGTGACCGCGTCATTTTATTAAGGGATGGTGTTATTTACCGGCAGTTGGAAAAAATGGGAGAACGCGAGGCATTCCACAGTCTGCTTTTGGATACGATGAAAGAAATGGGTGGTGAACAATGA
- a CDS encoding ABC transporter permease: MTTMKELEQKLQLADYKQARIYLFCNFIALMLISAYSVMMLSPTVLNVLPEGGDSRKQMIMIFVLTLFGCTVFTVYAASLFFRKKSGQLGILMAMGASRKALKPGLFKEVLTLSSFSSLAGIAAGFPFVWILWNCFRLFVVDSAEMKLRFNLKCLLIAFVFAFIVILFACITAGQYLKRTNIIDIIQEEHRNEPVKELGRWCGPMGLLLLFAGGVSGYLAPGLYISVFSAYPSALINLFYIPVFIGLYMVMLHTVVYGWRSRKKEPYKNIISRSMMKFQGKQTVNNLLVSTVLIAGACFAVFYIPMLATGQLTGVKARPYDYMFHYRSDQNVPERLDIENMASRYDIMTKDWGECEYITLGIDGNIRVEEANGHFHLEYRTLLQQGKFLAETDYNHMTGQNVDVLSGTYLAVSNTAETGTYWLQTDAKVFTNMVNRQVLNTQFAGMVHYDMLTDQIGYYVLDDKDYREAAAGLSDEWKGMIMIFNVEGADNYAFANEFFRTFVSSFDSSCELPAYYDTVTKISENERGEIYWGDTGQMTKISFQHPDSSDFRAYWTYMPKFRILDYNDFLRNFAVYLMVFLFIFIVCILSALIISYTRCQTIAINNRYVFDDLKRLGASPEFLTKEVKMQCQKVFRTPSVVGISTMFLLYCMLMYANDGKFSVDEMVGLLVCGAVLMIVILIIYFVYRKTVIIIKKQLEI; the protein is encoded by the coding sequence ATGACGACAATGAAAGAGTTGGAACAGAAATTACAACTTGCGGATTATAAACAGGCAAGAATTTATTTATTCTGTAATTTTATTGCACTTATGTTAATTTCAGCCTACTCAGTAATGATGCTTTCTCCCACGGTATTAAATGTACTGCCTGAAGGAGGAGACAGCCGGAAGCAGATGATTATGATATTTGTACTGACGCTATTTGGATGCACGGTATTTACTGTGTATGCCGCCAGTCTGTTCTTTAGAAAAAAGTCCGGACAACTTGGCATTCTGATGGCGATGGGGGCCTCCAGAAAAGCATTAAAGCCCGGGCTCTTTAAAGAGGTGCTGACCTTAAGTTCCTTTTCATCCCTTGCGGGTATCGCAGCGGGCTTTCCTTTTGTATGGATTCTTTGGAACTGTTTTAGACTTTTTGTCGTAGACAGTGCAGAAATGAAACTACGGTTTAACTTAAAGTGTCTGTTGATTGCTTTTGTCTTTGCTTTTATTGTTATACTGTTTGCCTGCATAACAGCAGGACAATATTTGAAACGCACAAATATTATTGATATTATACAAGAAGAGCATAGAAACGAACCGGTGAAAGAACTGGGAAGGTGGTGCGGTCCTATGGGACTTCTTCTGTTGTTTGCAGGGGGCGTCTCCGGCTACTTGGCACCGGGATTATACATTAGCGTATTCTCGGCATATCCTTCTGCACTGATCAACTTATTCTATATTCCTGTTTTTATAGGATTATATATGGTAATGCTGCACACTGTCGTTTATGGCTGGCGTTCCCGTAAAAAAGAGCCATATAAGAACATTATTTCCCGAAGTATGATGAAGTTTCAGGGAAAGCAGACGGTAAATAATCTCCTTGTAAGCACTGTCTTGATTGCCGGCGCCTGCTTTGCCGTATTTTATATTCCGATGCTTGCAACTGGCCAGCTTACCGGTGTGAAGGCCAGACCTTATGATTATATGTTTCATTACCGGTCAGATCAAAATGTGCCGGAAAGATTGGATATTGAAAATATGGCGTCCCGCTATGATATAATGACAAAGGACTGGGGCGAATGCGAATATATAACACTTGGCATTGACGGAAATATAAGGGTAGAGGAAGCAAACGGCCATTTCCATCTTGAGTACCGAACGCTTTTACAGCAGGGCAAGTTCCTGGCAGAAACTGATTATAATCATATGACAGGCCAAAATGTGGATGTTCTTTCCGGTACATACCTTGCGGTCAGTAATACGGCAGAAACAGGCACGTACTGGCTGCAGACGGATGCCAAAGTATTTACAAATATGGTGAACAGGCAAGTACTAAATACGCAATTTGCAGGCATGGTACACTATGATATGCTGACGGATCAGATAGGTTATTACGTTCTGGATGATAAGGATTATAGAGAGGCCGCCGCCGGACTCTCTGACGAATGGAAGGGAATGATCATGATATTTAATGTAGAAGGTGCTGATAACTATGCCTTTGCCAATGAGTTTTTCCGTACATTTGTATCGTCTTTCGATTCTAGCTGTGAGCTTCCGGCGTACTATGACACTGTTACCAAAATCTCAGAGAATGAACGCGGAGAAATATACTGGGGAGATACTGGACAAATGACTAAAATCAGCTTCCAGCATCCTGATTCTTCGGATTTCCGTGCCTATTGGACATATATGCCTAAGTTCAGGATTCTGGATTACAATGATTTCCTGCGTAATTTTGCGGTGTATTTAATGGTATTTCTTTTTATTTTCATCGTGTGTATCTTATCTGCCCTGATCATCAGTTATACCCGGTGTCAGACCATTGCAATAAATAACCGTTATGTGTTCGATGATCTAAAACGGCTTGGTGCATCACCTGAATTTCTTACAAAAGAAGTAAAAATGCAGTGTCAAAAGGTTTTCCGAACGCCTTCTGTAGTAGGAATCAGCACTATGTTTCTATTATATTGCATGCTCATGTACGCCAATGATGGTAAGTTTTCTGTGGATGAAATGGTTGGACTATTAGTCTGTGGTGCTGTCCTTATGATAGTCATATTAATTATTTATTTTGTTTATCGTAAAACGGTGATTATTATAAAGAAACAATTAGAGATTTAA
- a CDS encoding LytTR family DNA-binding domain-containing protein: MRVTVRKIDNKEQEQVIIECVELTQEIKDIYTYAISKGIELSGAENGHIIKIKLEEIYYFEAVDEKLFAYTQNRVFEIKLRLYEAERAYAPYHFIRCSKSVVLNLMQLKSISPALNGRFLAHLKNGEKVMISRQYIGSIRETVFGGNIK; this comes from the coding sequence ATGAGGGTGACGGTAAGGAAGATAGACAACAAAGAGCAGGAGCAGGTGATCATTGAATGTGTCGAGCTGACGCAGGAAATCAAGGATATTTACACCTATGCCATATCAAAAGGAATCGAGCTGTCAGGTGCGGAAAACGGACATATTATAAAAATTAAGCTTGAAGAAATATATTATTTTGAAGCGGTAGATGAAAAGTTGTTCGCCTATACACAGAATCGGGTATTTGAGATAAAGCTCCGGCTGTATGAGGCGGAGAGGGCTTATGCTCCTTATCACTTCATTCGTTGCTCCAAGTCCGTGGTACTGAACCTCATGCAGCTAAAGAGCATCAGTCCGGCACTGAACGGCCGTTTTCTCGCCCACTTGAAAAATGGCGAGAAGGTGATGATTTCAAGGCAGTATATAGGTTCTATCAGAGAGACTGTGTTTGGAGGAAATATAAAATGA
- a CDS encoding DUF3021 family protein, which translates to MKCKNLISDLAAAFFISTTLITIGSAIIGSVYLREVTFGYYAFFSPPLIGVLSSLLGIVSYSKRELSVVEAIVRKGLHLFLIEAMIFGLNYASGVRFSPGLSVILTLFIMLVFVSVYVITWLNDKRVADAFNRELELFQKGIE; encoded by the coding sequence ATGAAATGTAAAAATTTGATATCCGATTTGGCTGCGGCCTTTTTCATCAGTACAACTCTAATAACTATAGGCAGTGCTATCATAGGCAGTGTTTATCTTAGAGAGGTCACCTTCGGCTATTATGCCTTTTTTTCTCCGCCTCTGATAGGGGTGTTGTCCTCTCTCCTGGGTATCGTGAGTTATTCCAAGAGAGAACTTAGTGTAGTCGAAGCTATTGTAAGGAAGGGGCTTCATCTGTTTTTGATCGAAGCGATGATTTTCGGACTTAACTATGCTTCGGGAGTTCGTTTTTCACCGGGACTTTCTGTCATTCTGACTCTCTTTATTATGCTCGTATTCGTTTCCGTATATGTAATTACGTGGTTGAATGATAAGCGAGTGGCCGATGCCTTCAATAGGGAATTGGAGCTTTTTCAAAAAGGAATTGAATAA
- a CDS encoding LacI family DNA-binding transcriptional regulator — translation MAAQKPISMQNIADELGISKVTVSKALNGKDGVSDELKDRIFQVAEQYGYILPDYGQRKTRKVGVIMSDRFTSMSDSGKFYIGMYERIISELRKASCTSVMITPNRNSLMGDLETIEKKGMFDGLILLGILDHVVRDKVDSIELPKVYVDVYDETHKSDSVVTENIYSTYEMTEYLMQMGHKNIGFVGTVGATTSITDRYLGYMRALMEQRVDPNPQWLIPDRTIEGESIDLKLPDTLPSAFLCNCDEAAFRLVRVLKERNLRIPDDISIVGFDNDIYAELCEPQLTTVAVNMEEIGKVVSRRIIRHMDNPSKKGGEVYRVVGKNIFRNSVKDLNK, via the coding sequence ATGGCAGCGCAAAAACCAATATCCATGCAGAACATTGCGGATGAGTTGGGCATCAGCAAGGTAACAGTTTCCAAAGCCCTGAACGGAAAAGACGGCGTAAGCGATGAACTGAAGGATAGAATTTTTCAGGTGGCGGAACAATATGGCTATATCCTTCCCGACTACGGACAGCGGAAGACGAGGAAGGTCGGGGTCATCATGAGTGACCGGTTCACCTCTATGTCGGACAGCGGGAAATTTTATATAGGAATGTATGAGAGAATCATTAGTGAACTGAGAAAGGCATCCTGTACCAGCGTTATGATTACTCCTAACAGAAACAGTCTCATGGGAGATTTAGAGACGATTGAGAAAAAAGGAATGTTTGACGGTCTCATCCTATTGGGGATTCTGGACCATGTAGTCAGAGATAAGGTGGACTCCATCGAGCTGCCGAAGGTCTATGTGGACGTATACGATGAGACGCATAAGTCCGATTCCGTAGTAACGGAGAATATCTACAGCACCTATGAGATGACGGAATACCTTATGCAGATGGGACATAAAAATATTGGATTCGTAGGTACGGTAGGAGCCACCACCAGCATTACGGACCGTTATCTTGGATATATGCGGGCTCTTATGGAACAGAGAGTAGATCCTAACCCGCAGTGGCTGATACCGGATAGAACGATAGAGGGAGAATCGATAGATCTTAAACTCCCCGATACGCTTCCCAGTGCTTTTTTGTGCAACTGCGATGAAGCGGCCTTTCGTCTGGTAAGGGTTTTGAAGGAAAGGAATCTTCGCATTCCGGATGACATATCTATCGTTGGCTTTGATAACGATATTTATGCGGAGCTGTGTGAGCCTCAGCTTACGACGGTGGCCGTTAATATGGAAGAAATTGGTAAGGTAGTATCGAGGAGAATCATCAGGCACATGGATAATCCGAGTAAGAAGGGCGGAGAGGTCTACCGGGTGGTAGGCAAAAATATTTTCAGAAACTCTGTCAAAGATTTAAATAAATGA
- a CDS encoding ABC transporter permease, whose amino-acid sequence MRSESVRTKRKKRHWTKNDTELSILALPTTVWYILFCFLPMFGLVIAFKNYKITGGKSFIYNVIHSEWAGFKNFEFLIKSNDLYIILRNTILYNLTFIVLGMVLSVGMAIMISLLHNKRKSKVYQTLMFFPYFMSWVVVAYFLDAFLNQSNGLVNGMIRDAGNTPIQWYMKAGLWPFILIFMYLWKSTGYNMIIYLSSITGIDTTLYEAAVVDGANKRQQVWYITLPCLKNVIIMMFILNVGKIFYSDFGLFYQLSQGASGSIFNATATIDTYVFNALQSATPIGMTSAATFFQSVACCITILVANAIVKKIDEDSAII is encoded by the coding sequence TTGAGAAGTGAAAGTGTTCGGACGAAACGGAAAAAGAGACATTGGACAAAAAATGATACCGAGCTTTCGATATTGGCGCTTCCCACCACGGTATGGTATATACTTTTTTGTTTCCTGCCGATGTTCGGGTTGGTCATTGCGTTTAAGAATTATAAAATTACGGGCGGAAAGAGCTTCATTTATAATGTGATCCACAGCGAATGGGCGGGCTTCAAGAACTTTGAGTTTTTAATTAAATCGAATGACCTGTACATCATACTGCGCAATACTATTTTATATAATTTGACATTTATTGTTTTGGGGATGGTACTTTCCGTAGGTATGGCGATTATGATCAGCCTGCTGCACAATAAGAGGAAGTCAAAAGTCTATCAGACATTGATGTTTTTTCCCTATTTCATGTCATGGGTCGTTGTAGCATATTTTCTGGATGCCTTTTTGAATCAGAGCAACGGACTCGTTAACGGAATGATCAGGGATGCGGGAAATACACCCATTCAATGGTACATGAAAGCGGGGCTATGGCCATTTATACTCATCTTTATGTATCTGTGGAAGTCTACCGGATACAACATGATCATTTACTTATCCAGTATTACAGGAATCGACACTACCTTGTATGAAGCCGCGGTGGTAGACGGGGCCAACAAACGCCAGCAGGTATGGTATATTACACTTCCTTGCCTTAAAAACGTCATTATTATGATGTTCATCCTGAATGTGGGAAAGATATTTTATTCGGATTTCGGATTGTTCTACCAGCTTTCACAAGGAGCCAGCGGTTCCATATTTAACGCGACGGCTACAATCGATACTTATGTATTTAACGCGCTCCAGTCGGCGACTCCAATTGGAATGACTTCGGCGGCTACCTTCTTCCAGTCGGTGGCATGCTGCATTACCATTCTTGTAGCCAATGCTATTGTGAAAAAAATCGATGAAGACAGCGCTATCATATAG